The sequence taagaATATGTGTATATTGTGTGTACTCAGGCTTACGGAGATACGGGACAGGAGAAGACAAATCACAGAGGAGATCCGACACCTGGAGCAGGACTCAGAAGCAGCTCAGGGTAACCCACAGGATGAGGGTGGACTCTAAACCTGAATCACCTTTGATGTGATTTCAATATTCTGAACATTCCTACAGGCGAATgtcaacaaaaatacaaagagctGAAGAGGAAGGAAGAGGAGATCAACCGTGAGTCCCAGTCGAACCGAACACTTGTGACATAGGCAGCATAGTCGAGCTCATTTAAAGTTAAGGTGTTTCGAGAACATTTCTTACGTACTGTGTCCGTttattgcaaaagaaaaaaatgaacacataCAACAGTTAACGGAGCGACTGAGAGGAGACGGTCAGTCGGTCAGCGTCACAGGCgactgacagacacacaaactgcatCTTGATGTCTTGGACTGTGGGGCAGAGTAGTTGAGCAGATGCAGGCTGACAGGCATGTATTTGTTCATCTGTTTAATCAACACTGATGATCCCACATTTGGGAATGTGGGGGCTGATGCAAACACTGCATGTGAAAGCATGAAGCCTAATTGATGACAGTTAGGAGTCACCAAAACACAGTAGTTTGATTTCCACTGTCAGGAGGAACTAGAGGGAACCTACTGTCTACTAGCAGCGCATGGATATAACCTCTGTCCTCTTCTCAGGGTTCCTCGAGTCATTTGAGGAGTCCAGGgctcaggaggaggagagactaAAGCAGGGCCAGGAGAACATTGTCTCACTCCTGGAGCACTGCAGCAGGGTGAGGAGCACTGATGAAATGGGAGGACAAACACAGCGTGGTCCACTGCACTAACTGTGCATGTCTTTGTAGAACATGTTGCGGCTCCGTCAGGTGGATACAGTGACAGCCAGTGAGCTGAGGGACATGCAGGAAGTGCTGGTAAGCAAGGAGACCGAGGTGGTCCAGTCAGAGAGCACCGCTAGAGGACTGACGACAGGTGGGTGACACGCACACAGTCGGGTTTCCCTCACTTCTAAAGAGATCACATTAATTTATTTCTAACCTTAAAGTCTGGAACATTTACGTCCCGACAACACGAGCACTGAACAAAGCCCCTTCTCtgcccctgcacagagtccCAGCGCCTGCAGCAGGACCTGGAGAAGGTGCAGCAGCTGGAGGGGAAGATCACAGGtgagctgagcaccctgcaggAGCGTGTCAGCACCATGCAGTCTGAGCTGCATACCTACAGGGACCTGGACACCCTCAGGCTCACAgctgaggagaggaagaaggtaACTGCAAACTCTTTGTGCTgaaggtctcttcctgttaaaagggagttctttctCACCACTGTCCCCGAGAGCTTCCATACTGGAGATCAATAATGGAGCtccgttttaaaaaatgaactgactatactttgttttctctccttgTGCTGCAGAGGCTGCAGGAGGAGCAGGTGTCGCTGACTCAGCGTCGAGATGCATTTGGACAGCTGCTGGAGGAGATGAACCAGAAACATGAAGCCCTGAAGACCAGACTGCAGGAAAATGAGACTCATGCTCAGGTTAGTCGTGTTTTGGtacacaggaaacagactgaATCTTCTGACTCAGCTCGCTCCTCACCACCTGCCTTCCCGTCTTCAGCTCACAGCAgtcttgtgttttgtgttgctttATGTGTCTGAACGTTAGCTGGCTaacctggagaggaaatggcagcACCTGGAGCAGAACAACTTTGTGATGAAAGAATGTATCCTTTAGAAATATGACGTATGAATTCATCCACACTAGAAGCCCTCTATTCAGTCTCCAGCATCCAGAGAAAGTGAGATTTTTAAACACTGGGACCAGTTCTTTACAGCTTTGGTAGCTTTTGGAGGTAATTAAAGGAGCAGTACTTGTCAGATGTGTGcatacatttaattttattttccagcTCTCGGTTTGTCTGCCCAGTTTGTGTCTTCTATAAACCTCTGGTCTCTGAGACACCAGGTCTGTGAGCTCAGTGATTTTTCCTTAACTGCAGCGTCAGTCATCGCCTCCAAATCCCAGGAGAGCGACTACGCCTCAGTTGCCAAGAGCGTCTCCCAGCAGGTGGCCGATTACAACAAGAGCCTCATAGAGCTGCTGCAGAACAACatgagttaaaaacaaaaggctttATTCATTTGGTTCCAGGTGACGCTTTCTGACAGGCTCATGGTcattaaaagcaaaatgtgttgAGTGTTTATACCCAAATAGCTTCTCAGTCATTCAAAGGCAGAGATTGTGCTGCATTCTGACAGCAGCTTCAAGTAGAGATGTAAATGTAAAACGGTGAgctaatttaaatgtttcatagGTACTGTCTGTTTAttgcaaaagaaagaaataaacataCTACAATTAACTGAGAGACGGAGACATACAGATGCATCAGTTAAACGAACGTACATGTctaatgcatcatgggaatccccggcagcctgcgtctattgcagcataactaagggaggattcagggtcacctggtccagccctaactatatgctttagcaaaaaggaaagtttgaagcctaatcttgaaagtagagatagtgtctgtctcctgaatccaaactggaagctggttccacagaagaggggcctgaaaactgaaggctctgcctcccattctacttttaaatactctaggaacaacaagtaggcctgcagagcgagagcgaagtgctctaatagggtgatatggtactacaaggtcgttaagactgtatataaaagatgggcatAGTTTCCAGGTCTAGAAATTGAATGTATAGAAGTGTTTAGGCGTTCCCTGTGCCTGATTTGGCACCGTTCCTTCCTGATGAATCCCAAAAGTAATTTGTGCCGCTAGCTGGAATCAAACCAGCAACTTTTTGCTTACCAACTAAAGCTTCTTAAAGACAACAGTCCACCTTTAGTTAGCCTGCTAGCATTCACTGCTACTTTCAAACTATCGAGCTAGTTAGCTGTACAGAAGCTAAAATGTTGACAAAGCTTTATGTTTAACCACAAAGAGACTGATTGCAGATGTCAGGGTAATCTCGTCTTGTCACAGTAAAAGCTGGAGTTGATCTTGATAATATCTGGTTTTCATGGCTGGTCGTTTACCCACCCAGGAATCTAAACGGTGCATCTTAATGTGCACAGCAAAATACAGGCTGCAGCCAAATCTAAAGGACAGACGGAcacgttttatttttatttattgcttttaattacagaaaaaaaacaggaacaatTTGCATAAAATCCAAATTCCACTCTAGAAATATTTGACCTTTCTGGTGTGCAGATATCAAAGAGTACAGTAAACATTGATGAACAGTACAGCATTTTTCTAACCATTCAAAGGTCAATAAAATGAAACTTGGGTTTATTTGGTGTCCTCAGTATGTACACACATGAATCCCCTCTTCTTCATCCACATCTTCTCACTGCTTGTGATCCAGAGCAGTGGGATCGTCAAGCCTTGAATGAAAAGGAAGAACTTCAAAGGGAAACATGAATAAAGCCCatctacagttttttgtttttgtgcatctcTTCAGCAGTTTTACATGAAATATCTTGTCGTCGCCACCACTTGCTTCTCTTGTCACCCAATTTAAAACATCGGGGGGGGGAGGATCCAAACATGTATGCATAGATCAACTAATGCACTGACAGCAGGCTGAGCAATGATGGAGGACAGACGCGGCACAAAAACAAGCACCATATCCACAAAGCTCTGAAAACAACCACTGAACAGCCTGAGTGCATCAAATGGCGACCAGAAACGTCAGCGTcttcattaataaataaaacaatcctACATTTGTGTTAGCGACGAGTGTTCTCGAACTGATCTCGTTTATTTTGTACTGACAACTTAATTGCttaaataaatgttacataTGGAACCCAAAGAAGAGGtgggaattatgtttttgtcaaactgcatttaaaattctaatattaaaatgtgtcaAAGCAAGCTCATCACCCGCTTTCAACTATAGCCAGCTAGCTGCTTGGAGCAAGAACAGCAATGGTGCTGAAGACATTCAATGTGGGAACAGCCTCCTCTGATTATTTATAACCAAGTTTGTTTTACAAGGCAACTCGTGCTGCTCAGTTAAGCTGCCAAGCTTCTGAATGGCTGCTCAAAAGGCTTCAGACGTCACTGGTTAataagctaatgttagctaaacAGAAAACTAGATTATAACCTTATCCAAGTCGTTAGCGCTGCGAAGGAATATTACACTAGCAGCTAGATTCAGCATTAGTTACTCTAAGCTGTGCTGACTGACTAATGTGGGCAGCAGTTTGCTTGGAACAGTAAAGACTGatgtgaaaagtgaagccagtgcCTTAAACGTGCAGTATTATTCTCAGTGGCCATCAGGGGGCGACCACTATGGTTATCGAGTTGTGACGTGTCACCGACAGGTCATCAAGCCGTGTCACAGATTCTCCTCACCTGCCAGTTTGAGGCCCGGTAACAAACATCACTAACCAGTGGGTGATATCACAGTGGGTGGGCCCATTGTGTACACCGTCTATGCCACAGGGTTGTAGTGGCATAGTTGTAGTTATCAGCTAAAACATAAGGGAACAGCGACAGACAAACTCCATTATAAACTAAAAACAGATTAGAAAAATCTTAGATCCTCCTTAAAAACTTAATATTGGGTTATGAATTAAGCCACCTTTAATTACACTTATATTCTACATGATCAACAATTAATTGATGTACTCTCAACCACTTTGGGGCTCCATATTCACACCTTGCCTTCTTTAATCTGTGTCACAAAAACCTCAAGAGAATATTTATCGCTTTAAATCTGCTGTTCTGCTTTTCCACATCAAAATAACTCTAAAGTCCACCTTAAAATATTCAGAAATCAAAACTGTAGATCTTTTCAATTGATTCAGTTGAATCCAGAAAGTGTCAGGTGTCTGTGACAGCGTTGAGTTCAGCCTGTAACTGTCAGAGGCTGGACCCACCCAGTCTGCGCTCTACAAGTCAGTTTCCATGTTACAGCTTCTGCCCACAGCACGAGCGCTTCGTGGGAACGCTGTATGACACTTTGCCATTTAGTAGATCAAATTAAAGGCTAACTTTGGTTGAAAGAAGACGAGTTTTGCCTTTCAAACACTCCTATGATAATATGTCTGGAGCTTCCCGGATCGATGACGATTCCAACAGGCCAAACTATCAAACTGGACCCACCTCAGACCAGTAGTTGCTGTAAATACACCGGCCCAGGTAACGCTGGAGGAGGGGCCCGAGGCAACACTTCTGCTGCTCGACCATGTTTGGGCAACACAGGGTAGCTAAAGTTGGCCAAACGTGAACATGGTTACAGCAGAGAAAAGGATGTTTCCCAACAATGCAAGTGGCCTAAACTTTAATACTAATTAATGCAAAATGTTGGAGGGGGCTTGGATATGAAGTAAACTGAACACGTTTGCCTTTCTGACACGACGAGCCAGCACGTCTCAGTTTGATGCACACTCCGAGCATGGACGCTAAAAGGAAACAGCTACTAAGgtttaagagaaaaataaataaatcagagcaACATGTTGAGGACCAAACGTGCTGCCTGGAACAGAACTGGTCTGACTCATTACCTGGAatctcagttttatttctacagtATGTCGCTTCAACTTTTTCCACTGTTAGCCATCAAAATTGGTTCTACACCTGAAACGACGTTTTACACAAAATGCTGATCAGTTGGCCAATTCATGCAGATTTCAAATGAACAccaataaaatgtttacgtgAACGTGTATCCGGTGCACAATGTTGTAGTGGCTCCTGCTTCTCTATAGTGCAtctgaccaaaaaaaagaacttttaaaaaatggaaaacaataagaaaattaaattacaaagcagcagcaattaCCCTTcaactaaaaacacaccaagtgGCAAAAATGCGTGAGATCCGTCCACTCTGAATCAGCTTCCTCTTTAAACATACATTCAAAAACCTTACAGCaaaattgaaaacaaaatcCATCTTTGATTCGTAGTCTTTGAAAACTGCTGTACAATAAAATCGTGAACAGTTAAGAAAAGGCATAAATACGCTCTTACAAAGAAGTGTTTAAGAAGCTCCCAGTCGAGACCGAAGGCTCCGCTTAATGTTAAAACTAAATATCCTCAAAATAGCTTTCACTTCCTAAGAATTAATAAGTTAATCATTTCCGACCCTCAGTGCAAAAATATCAAAAACCAACTGAAAGGGGGTGGGGCTTCGAGTCACATGGACAGTTTGCGTGTGCAATGAGTAATCCCCACGGGATGAAGGTTTCTTCCAGGCACGAGTACTCGGGCTTTGTCCACGGAGCCCTTGGCAGGTCGGTCCTGTTCAGAGGATGCGGTGGCGAACACAGAAGCTTGATCACGCTGCTCACAAACAGCTCCCAGGGAAGAGGCTGCCGCCATGGAAACGAGGTCGCAGGAACTTCCTCCATCCTCCTCGTGTTCTTCAGTCAGCGTTGTCAGGGCCGTCTGAGATGTGGGACGGTGCGTACTTTAACCGGAACccacctgtgacacacaaacgcacaaacATCAGCTCGCAGTGGTTCATCACAGCACGACTACATGACACCAACAGTGTTCAGTGATGCCGAGCGTGTTTGCTGaagaacaaacagagaaaaggaaaacgTTACTATTTCACGGCCCGCGCTTCAGGTTTGTGTTATGACTGTGGTTCgacaaacccacacacacttATTTTGTGCACTACATTACTCTACCTGTGAGGAAGGACAACTGCAACTGTAAAACCCATCACAGCCCTGAAGTGTGAGCTGGTAATACTGAAGATTATACATTTGTACACAGTAGTGCGATTTATACCAATACAGCGTGAATGTGCAACACACTACAGCAAGCTGTGCGGGCAGTATCGCCTGCATCACCTGCCAAGACTGCAGACGCACTAATGCAGAAGAACACAGCAGCGCTAATGGCCAAACAGGAGGATGGAAGCGTGTCACAGAAAACAAAGTTCAATGCTTTCACTCCACAACAGCATCACTGCAGCGCACGAGCATGTCAAACACCGGCACCCTGGAGCTGTAACTCTGAATGGGTCCATGTTGAtccctttcatttattttgatggTCCTGTCGAGTAAcggtaaaaatacatttgatcatttttaaattcatgCGTTTCCTGAGTCATTAATTTTCCGTGGGAAGACACAACGGGGCGATATTCATAAGTGGGCAGAGAACGCGAGGTTTACCCACAGGAAGTGGAGGTTAGTCGACTACCAAAATAATCTTTAGTTGTAGCCCTAGATGCCATCAGCCTGTCCTAACCAAACTGTTTCTGTGGAAACGTCAAGCAAAAGTGCAGATAAACAAAAACCCTACACTGCCTCGTTTGTGTTCAAAGTaccttcagaaaacctgacCTTTGATcttgaggtcaaggtcactgagatttgaacttGGACCCACAGTATCAGTGAGAAATCCCACACCGCCTCATTCTCGTACACTAACTTTGGCCTTTTATGGCTGATAACTGTACTTGTTTGTATTCAGCTATTACTTTGATTTTAACGTAGGAGGTGACACTGCGGTGTTGCACACATGCTGCATCTCACTACAATAATGTGAGCGACGCAGATTCTTCTGCCATATCTGAAAGCGCATGTTGTGAACCATGCACAGCTGAGTAAAGACAGCTACAAATATACTTCATGTGGAGGATCAGCGCTGCCTTCTAGTCTTTGCTGAGTGTTGGGTGTCGCTGTTACCTTGTTGTGTGGAGTCAATGGAGGGCTGGTTGCATTCGTGAGCAAAGTGGCCGCTCACACCGCAGTTATAACAGGACACGTTCCCGTTCTTCTTATTGATGCCACCTCCCCCCAACAGAGAGGGAGGCAGCATCCCCAGGGGAGGGTACACATGCTGGTAGACATGGTGGCAGAACGAAGTGTTTGGAGCCATCGGCTGCTGGAGGCTGTAGCTGGCGGCTACCACTGCTGTAGCCTGCGTGGCCAGCATGTGCGATGGTACCTCTGCATGACTTTGGGTGTGAGTGTTAAGGTAAGGGGATGGATGTGCTGGAGCAGCACTGGGGAAGTAAGGGGGCATGGAGGTGGGTCCGTTGGCCTGGTGAGGAGGGTGAGCCTGGGTGAGGTAGCTGCTATTGCACAGGCTTGTGATCTGGAAGAGCGGTGGAGGAACACTGAACATCTGGTGCGCTGCTGCCATCTGGTGGCCAGGGAAGAATAAAGGCGTCTGACCCGAGGCGACGCTCACACTGCTGCTTCGGCTGCCGCAGTTATTGTGACAGCCACACGTCCCGCAGCCCATTGGCAGCTGCTGCGGTGCTGCTGGCTGCTGGAGAGTGAGAGGGCTACCAGGAGCGACCGGGGTGCTTCCAGTGGAAGCACTGCTGTTACTGTAGGATGTAGAGTCGCTGTGTGCCGTGCTGTGTGTAAGTGCTGGGCTAGAGCTCGGGGCAGGTCCAGGGGTGTGTGTGGGCACAGCTGGTGGAACAGCAGCTTGTACTTGTCCAGGGGCCACGGGTGCCCCCAGAGATGGCATTGGGACGGGGGGCAGGGCGTAGGGAGAAGGCAGGGCAGACGGTAAGCCTGGGCGCTTGCTTTGCGATGTCTCCACATGTGGTAGAGAAGAGGCCAGGCCCGGGCTGATGTTGGCTGGGTCTTGGCAGGTTAGTATTGGAGAAGACATGACGCTGACGGGTCTGATTGGACCCTGGTGTGAAACCTGCGGTGCAGCAGGTGAAGATCCACTCCCCGGCGCTCCGTCAGTGCCGCCCTGGCTGTGAGACAAAGCCGTTTTGAAGCCCTGGATCAAGGGCTGCATGGCAGAAGTTCCTGCAGGATGCAGTCCAGTAGGTGGAATCCCAAAGGTTTGGACAACATCCCTCTTCTCCGGGTCGTCCACAATTCCAGAGACGGCTGGAGGCAGTGTGGGCATCGGAATCATTAGCGGCCCTGGTGAGGGCTTTCCCTCTGGAACCATGCTCTGGCCAGGAAGTGAACCCAATGGGAGCCCAGCATCCGCAGCTCCGTTGGGGAGTATGTAGCTCACATTATGCATGAAGGAAATATGGGGGAAGTCTGCTCTCCCCTCCAGGCTGCTAAAGGAGGCCTCCGCCAGCACAGCAGAGTCAGTCTGGCCGGTGAAGAACATGTCAGAGCCTGGTCCTTTACAGAGCTCGTCACAGGGGCTATCTGTATCTGACAGAGGACAGCAATGTCATCGCTTATCTTTACAGTGGCTGTATTTAGAAAAAGGGCGTGTGTGATAGTTTTACCTTTGTTGTGTTCATCCTCACTTTCCAGGCTCTCTGGTCCTCGGTGCTGTGGGCTGGATGGGGAGCTGCAGCTTTCTGACGATGAACCGCCATCTGCAACAACAACGTGTGTCAAAGCCAACCAGCGCCCATCTACTGTGTATgcaacaggaaacacagcacGATTGTTAACGTGTCCTTTACGATACGACAAGATTACtgatgagtttattaaactggTGACTGAGACTCTGCTTCAGCTGCAATTCATGAGGAACTCCAGCCTGTAAGAGACGGCGTTATTATTAGTCATTTACTGTCTACGAATACCGTACCATGCAAGCAGCCACTAGGGCCATGTCACAtgataatacagaaaaataactAGGCAACATAAAGGTGTTACATCGCAGTATCATTGCTACAGCAATACCATGTGTTTACATTCCTGGTGCGCACAACAGCGAGACAAGCCTGCACATGCCAGAGAGGGACGGCCTCTGatacagtgttgccaactcatCAGTAAGGAAAAcagctattggctgtcctaaaagtcgctaaatGAGGTCATCACCTAATTTGCATAACTGGTCAtgcttatgttaaaaaaaccaaaccaccctaaatgcatttagaatatatttagaactacaaatgaaattcttttaaaaattattgttttaatgtCACGATCCCACCTCCTTCATCCAGGCTTGGTACTGGCAAAAGTGACCTGAAACAGGCACTCTGGCAgagttactgtgtgtgtttacgtcgTTTTAAACCTTCTGATCCACAAAAAgtactgactgcgttacagtcagtgcgggagcagcggcttcgctcctgcgcgattcatttgcagtttgggcGCGTAGGGGTCAGCATCTCCTGCTCCGACTGCAGCTGTGGGCGACTGCTACGTGAGAATGACCCGCCGCctgtgagcgctttggcacgggcggcacgctgcttgttgagaggaACAGCGATGCGATACgtgctttcacgtcaaaaagtggTCATAAGTCTGACTAATAACACCAACAaaagtcgctttttagaaaagaaataaggtcgctaagttggcaacactgctctGATGGACTTGGAGCTGCTTCAAAAGCATTCAACAAAGCACCGTCCTGTTGAAGTACACTGCCTCCTGCTACAGACGCTTACCTTTCCTCGGGGCTGCCACCAAACACCCGTTGGACACAAAGGACTTGCACTTCACCTTCTCCCTGAAAACAGGAGCACATGGGAGACCATGT is a genomic window of Astatotilapia calliptera chromosome 9, fAstCal1.2, whole genome shotgun sequence containing:
- the zcchc2 gene encoding zinc finger CCHC domain-containing protein 2 isoform X2; its protein translation is MLKMKLPTKTGEEGGNQTAKNDSLDRPKHQHVLGAASPSVAYDKLGDSPRPPVHPAQLDKESVFEWFGLHLNPAKRIEFMCGLLHMCQPLELRFLGSYLEDLARKDYHVLRDFEFRANSPSDLGVLTDVVDPVIRSKLLVCLSLLGSDSRECAGILFRILSHVNPALFCRNYDCPLPPFRDSHVHSPCQADSMYGDSEEDCGFSANDTAGGPLEQIALLFTMASLHPAFHFHQRQVVRELLDKIELAMEEGKRQRQRRSNVQATELMGQKGDYLASQGLGLGECPASHPPCQSRRSSRRATQREAVHIEGIVLRGICRKRTDKEYNFEVKWSDSSFSKVTKTHFELENFLLKLPKDQCTESFEKSILSLLNQGGQYESREVEKNLRERFLSAPPLFRQARKVCSFFNCDSSYAAKPTCSRCNCQLGTAYQGDCSDASSQEEGEKKQLSESYLQGHKKKHGSKSPCQLGLSGAKGSQVDPRRGGHAAELNGPAERRKKSCAPRSSQEAEQHQDTDKRSHPATKTKSRVLPTEGEKVKCKSFVSNGCLVAAPRKDGGSSSESCSSPSSPQHRGPESLESEDEHNKDSPCDELCKGPGSDMFFTGQTDSAVLAEASFSSLEGRADFPHISFMHNVSYILPNGAADAGLPLGSLPGQSMVPEGKPSPGPLMIPMPTLPPAVSGIVDDPEKRDVVQTFGIPPTGLHPAGTSAMQPLIQGFKTALSHSQGGTDGAPGSGSSPAAPQVSHQGPIRPVSVMSSPILTCQDPANISPGLASSLPHVETSQSKRPGLPSALPSPYALPPVPMPSLGAPVAPGQVQAAVPPAVPTHTPGPAPSSSPALTHSTAHSDSTSYSNSSASTGSTPVAPGSPLTLQQPAAPQQLPMGCGTCGCHNNCGSRSSSVSVASGQTPLFFPGHQMAAAHQMFSVPPPLFQITSLCNSSYLTQAHPPHQANGPTSMPPYFPSAAPAHPSPYLNTHTQSHAEVPSHMLATQATAVVAASYSLQQPMAPNTSFCHHVYQHVYPPLGMLPPSLLGGGGINKKNGNVSCYNCGVSGHFAHECNQPSIDSTQQGGFRLKYAPSHISDGPDNAD
- the zcchc2 gene encoding zinc finger CCHC domain-containing protein 2 isoform X3 yields the protein MLKMKLPTKTGEEGGNQTAKNDSLDRPKHQHVLGAASPSVAYDKLGDSPRPPVHPAQLDKESVFEWFGLHLNPAKRIEFMCGLLHMCQPLELRFLGSYLEDLARKDYHVLRDFEFRANSPSDLGVLTDVVDPVIRSKLLVCLSLLGSDSRECAGILFRILSHVNPALFCRNYDCPLPPFRDSHVHSPCQADSMYGDSEEDCGFSANDTAGGPLEQIALLFTMASLHPAFHFHQRQVVRELLDKIELAMEEGKRQRQRRSNVQATELMGQKGDYLASQGLGLGECPASHPPCQSRRSSRRATQREAVHIEGIVLRGICRKRTDKEYNFEVKWSDSSFSKVTKTHFELENFLLKLPKDQCTESFEKSILSLLNQGGQYESREVEKNLRERFLSAPPLFRQARKVCSFFNCDSSYAAKPTCSRCNCQLGTAYQGDCSDASSQEEESYLQGHKKKHGSKSPCQLGLSGAKGSQVDPRRGGHAAELNGPAERRKKSCAPRSSQEAEQHQDTDKRSHPATKTKSRVLPTEGEKVKCKSFVSNGCLVAAPRKDGGSSSESCSSPSSPQHRGPESLESEDEHNKDTDSPCDELCKGPGSDMFFTGQTDSAVLAEASFSSLEGRADFPHISFMHNVSYILPNGAADAGLPLGSLPGQSMVPEGKPSPGPLMIPMPTLPPAVSGIVDDPEKRDVVQTFGIPPTGLHPAGTSAMQPLIQGFKTALSHSQGGTDGAPGSGSSPAAPQVSHQGPIRPVSVMSSPILTCQDPANISPGLASSLPHVETSQSKRPGLPSALPSPYALPPVPMPSLGAPVAPGQVQAAVPPAVPTHTPGPAPSSSPALTHSTAHSDSTSYSNSSASTGSTPVAPGSPLTLQQPAAPQQLPMGCGTCGCHNNCGSRSSSVSVASGQTPLFFPGHQMAAAHQMFSVPPPLFQITSLCNSSYLTQAHPPHQANGPTSMPPYFPSAAPAHPSPYLNTHTQSHAEVPSHMLATQATAVVAASYSLQQPMAPNTSFCHHVYQHVYPPLGMLPPSLLGGGGINKKNGNVSCYNCGVSGHFAHECNQPSIDSTQQGGFRLKYAPSHISDGPDNAD
- the zcchc2 gene encoding zinc finger CCHC domain-containing protein 2 isoform X1, yielding MLKMKLPTKTGEEGGNQTAKNDSLDRPKHQHVLGAASPSVAYDKLGDSPRPPVHPAQLDKESVFEWFGLHLNPAKRIEFMCGLLHMCQPLELRFLGSYLEDLARKDYHVLRDFEFRANSPSDLGVLTDVVDPVIRSKLLVCLSLLGSDSRECAGILFRILSHVNPALFCRNYDCPLPPFRDSHVHSPCQADSMYGDSEEDCGFSANDTAGGPLEQIALLFTMASLHPAFHFHQRQVVRELLDKIELAMEEGKRQRQRRSNVQATELMGQKGDYLASQGLGLGECPASHPPCQSRRSSRRATQREAVHIEGIVLRGICRKRTDKEYNFEVKWSDSSFSKVTKTHFELENFLLKLPKDQCTESFEKSILSLLNQGGQYESREVEKNLRERFLSAPPLFRQARKVCSFFNCDSSYAAKPTCSRCNCQLGTAYQGDCSDASSQEEGEKKQLSESYLQGHKKKHGSKSPCQLGLSGAKGSQVDPRRGGHAAELNGPAERRKKSCAPRSSQEAEQHQDTDKRSHPATKTKSRVLPTEGEKVKCKSFVSNGCLVAAPRKDGGSSSESCSSPSSPQHRGPESLESEDEHNKDTDSPCDELCKGPGSDMFFTGQTDSAVLAEASFSSLEGRADFPHISFMHNVSYILPNGAADAGLPLGSLPGQSMVPEGKPSPGPLMIPMPTLPPAVSGIVDDPEKRDVVQTFGIPPTGLHPAGTSAMQPLIQGFKTALSHSQGGTDGAPGSGSSPAAPQVSHQGPIRPVSVMSSPILTCQDPANISPGLASSLPHVETSQSKRPGLPSALPSPYALPPVPMPSLGAPVAPGQVQAAVPPAVPTHTPGPAPSSSPALTHSTAHSDSTSYSNSSASTGSTPVAPGSPLTLQQPAAPQQLPMGCGTCGCHNNCGSRSSSVSVASGQTPLFFPGHQMAAAHQMFSVPPPLFQITSLCNSSYLTQAHPPHQANGPTSMPPYFPSAAPAHPSPYLNTHTQSHAEVPSHMLATQATAVVAASYSLQQPMAPNTSFCHHVYQHVYPPLGMLPPSLLGGGGINKKNGNVSCYNCGVSGHFAHECNQPSIDSTQQGGFRLKYAPSHISDGPDNAD